The genomic interval GAGCTGAACCGCGGGGGTCGTGCGGCACAACGCCCCCAGAGCGCGCAGCATGATACCGGATTCCAGCAGGGTCGTGGGGTGGGAAGTAAAAGGCCGGTCCTCTTCCAGCCAGTTGAGCGAAGAGCGCGTGACGGCCTGCCAGACCCGCGGCAGCAGGTTGCTGCCGCCGGCCACAACCCCGCCGGAGGCCGGGCTTTTCAGAAAGCCCCGCTCATCGCCGTCGTAAAACGTGAACAGGTCACGGTTCCTCAGCGCCAGGTGATAGTTGAGGGCCCGCTTGAGGTCCCCGACAAAGATCAGACCCACCAGGGCCGGGTTGGCGGCGATTTTTTTGAGCACGCCGGTCCGGATGTTCTTCAGGCGCCCGGGCCCCTTCAGAGGCTGGACCAGTGACGGGTGGTTGGCGACGATGAAGGGAAAGCGGGTTTCAGCGGCCAGTTCGCGGTAGAACTGCGGCAAGCCGCGGTTGCTGTGGTAGACCAGGGGGTAGTCCACCCAAAAAACACCCCCCGGATCGCCGCCGCGGCTCAGCAACGCCTCGGCGGTCTGCATGAACCGCCGGGTATCGGTCGGCTGCCGGCCGGTCACCGTCACCAGCAGCGGCTTTTGACCCTCGGCGGCGTCGCGCACCGCAGCCAGCAGGTCCAGGCGAAGGGCCTCGGAGAGCGCCCCTGCCTCCCCCCAAACCAGGTCCCCCACCAGCAGCGCATCGGCGAAGCGCTGCACATGCCCGATCAGCCGCTGCAGAGAAGTCAGATCCAAATCGCCCCGGGACGTCAGCGGTGTGACCAGGGGGCAGATCAGCCCCCGGGGGGCCTGGGGGGTTTCAGCGGCCATTGAACTTGAA from Desulfobacteraceae bacterium carries:
- a CDS encoding dihydrodipicolinate synthase family protein, with the protein product MAAETPQAPRGLICPLVTPLTSRGDLDLTSLQRLIGHVQRFADALLVGDLVWGEAGALSEALRLDLLAAVRDAAEGQKPLLVTVTGRQPTDTRRFMQTAEALLSRGGDPGGVFWVDYPLVYHSNRGLPQFYRELAAETRFPFIVANHPSLVQPLKGPGRLKNIRTGVLKKIAANPALVGLIFVGDLKRALNYHLALRNRDLFTFYDGDERGFLKSPASGGVVAGGSNLLPRVWQAVTRSSLNWLEEDRPFTSHPTTLLESGIMLRALGALCRTTPAVQLKTILQRVGIIASDAAALPADARDPVWEADLMAFLRAYDLL